Proteins encoded by one window of Dioscorea cayenensis subsp. rotundata cultivar TDr96_F1 chromosome 6, TDr96_F1_v2_PseudoChromosome.rev07_lg8_w22 25.fasta, whole genome shotgun sequence:
- the LOC120263222 gene encoding germin-like protein 8-5, which yields MHVMHVVHSSSTPKIEHSWSYLLVHIDYAPRGVKPPHTHPHATEVIVVLKGTIYAGFVSSSPNDTLNSKVLSTGDVFVFLKGLTHFNMNYGKSNAAALVAFNSQKPSTIIDANNLFGARPPINDELLAKAFQLNKETIEELQANTWPNPAN from the coding sequence ATGCATGTGATGCATGTTGTGCACTCATCATCAACTCCCAAGATTGAGCACTCTTGGTCTTACCTGTTGGTTCACATTGACTATGCTCCTAGAGGAGTCAAACCTCCTCATACTCATCCTCATGCTACCGAAGTCATTGTTGTTCTTAAAGGCACTATTTATGCCGGTTTTGTCTCCTCTAGTCCCAATGATACACTCAACTCGAAGGTTTTATCTACAGGTGATGTTTTCGTATTCCTTAAAGGTCTTACACACTTCAATATGAATTATGGTAAATCAAATGCAGCTGCATTGGTAGCGTTCAACAGTCAAAAACCTAGTACGATCATAGATGCTAATAATCTATTTGGAGCAAGGCCTCCAATTAATGATGAACTTCTTGCCAAGGCATTCCAGTTGAACAAGGAAACCATTGAAGAACTTCAAGCAAATACTTGGCCTAATCCTGCCAATTAA